Proteins from a genomic interval of Musa acuminata AAA Group cultivar baxijiao chromosome BXJ1-9, Cavendish_Baxijiao_AAA, whole genome shotgun sequence:
- the LOC103998488 gene encoding uncharacterized protein LOC103998488: MRMDRPQQPSVVAIECVAGSSKAEEWGGDLLQTGDVVEEIKIGGSPAVRSPFKGGKSGVQKLLHSAFKRGDTSIEVRVRRCGGNAAELQACIVPHGPAGRRQYVLRSIRDPNYAVGFVDRMESECIALQGSRSSRVVCALSTCKIQDGYVSYNWEKKMKEFLPVSNSSCFLSMLVLPKALDPVASRYNSLEDTLARANAWLVASQISGVPIDFMDVQTEALLTKISGETASATVNSGSLSDLSSLANASLYGFEDYHGVDIGVVKAARLWYTPSAGELAVDIRLQEGDTKLGFAIGRTEEGFIYIASVDETDDEAAASTRSGLGVLFKQARDSSKLLVISRVSNEKVLPWMVSSAGAIRCFDTISLSQKLSLHRHALKPIRIHVLMWEQASADELGRCKPAAAPSVRFPPLAAELPKNLVADDSSETWPGWDTAGDVSFRFNDTVLS, encoded by the exons ATGAGAATGGACCGCCCGCAGCAGCCGTCGGTGGTGGCGATCGAGTGCGTGGCGGGGAGCTCCAAGGCGGAGGAGTGGGGCGGGGACTTGCTGCAGACGGGGGACGTTGTGGAGGAGATCAAGATCGGAGGGTCCCCCGCCGTCCGCTCCCCGTTCAAAGGCGGAAAGAGTGGGGTCCAGAAGCTGCTCCACTCGGCCTTCAAGCGCGGGGACACGTCCATCGAGGTCAGGGTCCGGCGGTGCGGCGGCAACGCGGCGGAGCTCCAGGCCTGCATCGTGCCACACGGCCCGGCCGGGCGGCGCCAGTACGTGCTCCGCTCCATCCGCGATCCCAACTACGCCGTCGGCTTCGTGGACCGCATGGAGAGCGAGTGCATCGCGTTGCAGG GCTCACGAAGCTCGAGGGTGGTATGTGCGCTGAGCACTTGCAAGATTCAGGATGGATACGTATCTTATAATTgggagaagaagatgaaggagtTTCTGCCAGTTTCCAACTCCAGCTGCTTCCTCTCGATGCTGGTTCTTCCAAAGGCATTGGACCCAGTTGCTTCCCGCTACAACTCCCTCGAGGACACCTTGGCCCGTGCAAATGCTTGGCTCGTCGCCTCTCAGATCTCAGGAGTCCCCATAGACTTCATGGATGTCCAGACTGAGGCTCTCCTCACCAAG ATATCTGGGGAGACCGCCTCTGCAACTGTGAATAGTGGATCCCTATCTGACCTTTCGAGTCTCGCAAACGCTAGCCTTTATGGGTTCGAGGACTACCATGGGGTCGACATCGGCGTGGTCAAGGCGGCTCGCCTTTGGTACACCCCATCTGCTGGAGAACTTGCTGTGGATATTAGGCTTCAAGAAGGTGACACCAAGCTGGGCTTTGCAATCGGTCGCACCGAAGAG GGCTTCATCTACATTGCTTCGGTTGACGAAACCGACGATGAAGCAGCAGCTTCAACCCGATCGGGCCTTGGAGTTCTGTTCAAACAAGCAAGAGACTCGTCCAAGCTGCTAGTGATCTCGAGGGTGTCCAATGAGAAGGTCCTCCCGTGGATGGTGTCCTCCGCAGGAGCCATTCGTTGTTTCGACACCATCTCGCTCAGCCAGAAGCTCTCCTTGCATAGGCATGCTCTGAAGCCGATTCGGATTCATGTTCTGATGTGGGAGCAGGCATCGGCCGATGAGCTCGGACGGTGCAAGCCCGCAGCAGCACCTTCTGTCCGGTTTCCTCCACTGGCAGCTGAACTGCCCAAGAACCTCGTTGCGGATGATTCATCCGAGACATGGCCCGGGTGGGACACTGCAGGCGATGTGTCGTTCAGGTTTAATGACACTGTCTTGTCATAG
- the LOC135593370 gene encoding IRK-interacting protein-like has product MAAMMTYDVKSSNCLGVCIRRNLIFLRTQVIGSEIRCTSSVIAVIRNSIYGRLLTELRLKRFHDCLGVALPKSCSIVPMPRKIPSSMNSSAGAAAAATQGHGFRRQDIRAALAKAAELRALHAALLQGGNGGSPAVARLPAGVSRPANRFSVFEDYPVFTPAAPDAVILTCSSRRTGSWANTIVTSYDTCREETVDLDVAGGQKNLSDNVKSTRALPTPQQSVKMPVKHGGPILSWVLSKSTRKCKPETPPKTMASDDMSQLLKEWGVSSLESLEEELLHAKENRDAALEEVSEMKSLLAELQQKLHSLEAYCEELKKALKQAVHGKSPQVLYKFKLSKRVKSIRGSRDDLMPVSQEVLVEGFLQIVSECRLSVTHFCETVIHQTRETDDDLSGRLNLFLQPHQMTLTSSNSSKVALCHLEAIVNQSLYQDFENCVFQKNGSPKFLDPRREHQENFSSFVALRNLGWNEVLHKGTKHYSDDFSRFCDRKFSSVAAVLNWSTPWPEHLLRCFLIGAKCIWLLHLLAFSFEPSLMILRVEGNRDFDPIHMEEIPLDGHRAQAPARVRTMVMPGFFVRDRVLRCRVLCRYGSES; this is encoded by the exons ATGGCGGCTATGATGACATATGATGTGAAATCTAGCAATTGCTTGGGTGTATGTATAAGACGAAATCTCATCTTTCTACGAACACAGGTCATCGGATCGGAAATCAGGTGCACATCTTCTGTGATCGCCGTCATAAGAAATTCTATCTATGGTCGCTTGCTCACGGAGTTGAGATTGAAGCGGTTCCATGACTGCCTTGGAGTGGCGCTGCCAAAGAGCTGCTCCATCGTGCCCATGCCTCGAAAGATACCGAGCTCCATGAACTCATCTGCTGGTGCGGCTGCTGCTGCTACGCAGGGTCATGGGTTCCGCAGGCAGGACATCCGGGCGGCACTGGCGAAGGCAGCGGAGCTGAGGGCGCTCCACGCGGCGCTGCTCCAAGGGGGGAACGGCGGCAGCCCAGCGGTGGCGAGGTTGCCTGCCGGTGTTTCCCGCCCTGCGAACCGGTTCTCTGTATTTGAAGATTACCCTGTCTTCACGCCG GCTGCTCCAGACGCTGTGATTCTGACGTGCTCGAGTAGACGAACAGGTTCATGGGCAAACACCATAGTCACGTCATACGACACATGCAGGGAGGAAACCGTTGACTTGGATGTGGCCGGTGGGCAAAAGAACCTGAGCGACAACGTCAAGAGCACTCGGGCACTGCCCACCCCACAGCAATCCGTAAAGATGCCCGTAAAACACGGAGGGCCAATCCTTTCatgggttttgtctaaatcaacaAGGAAGTGCAAGCCCGAAACGCCGCCAAAGACGATGGCGTCCGACGACATGTCCCAACTTTTGAAGGAATGGGGGGTTTCTTCACTTGAATCACTGGAGGAGGAGCTCCTCCACGCCAAGGAGAATAGGGATGCTGCCCTGGAAGAAGTTTCAGAGATGAAGTCCTTACTGGCAGAGCTGCAGCAGAAGCTACACAGTTTGGAAGCTTACTGTGAAGAGCTGAAGAAAGCTTTAAAGCAGGCTGTGCATGGAAAGAGTCCCCAGGTTCTATACAAGTTTAAGCTGTCCAAGAGAGTGAAATCCATCAGAGGCAGTCGAGACGATTTGATGCCCGTCAGCCAAGAGGTACTGGTGGAGGGTTTCTTGCAGATAGTCTCAGAGTGCAGGCTCTCTGTCACGCACTTCTGTGAGACAGTCATCCACCAAACCAGGGAAACTGATGACGATCTGTCAGGGAGGCTAAATTTGTTTCTCCAACCACATCAGATGACATTAACTAGTAGTAACTCCTCCAAAGTAGCACTCTGCCATTTGGAAGCCATCGTGAACCAATCTCTGTATCAGGATTTCGAGAACTGTGTGTTCCAAAAGAATGGATCGCCAAAGTTTCTAGATCCCCGGCGAGAGCACCAGGAGAACTTCTCGTCTTTTGTTGCACTCCGGAACTTGGGCTGGAATGAGGTTTTGCACAAGGGAACGAAGCACTACAGTGACGATTTCAGCAGGTTTTGTGATCGAAAATTTAGTAGCGTTGCTGCGGTGCTGAATTGGTCAACACCATGGCCTGAGCATCTTCTCCGATGCTTCTTGATAGGTGCCAAATGCATTTGGTTGCTCCATCTGCTGGCGTTTTCCTTCGAACCATCGTTGATGATTTTGCGGGTTGAGGGAAACAGGGATTTCGACCCCATTCATATGGAGGAGATTCCATTGGACGGTCACAGAGCACAAGCCCCTGCTCGAGTTAGGACCATGGTGATGCCTGGATTCTTTGTTCGCGACCGGGTGCTGAGGTGCAGAGTTCTCTGCAGGTATGGTTCTGAATCATAA